CACGGCCCAGCTCAATGGTGGCACCCATATGCCCTTCGAGGACATTGCCCTTATGCGACAGGTCCCCGGTGTAACAATCATTGACCCGAGCGATACCCAGAGCTGTTATGAGTTGATGAGACAAGCCTATGACCTAAACAAGACTTCCTATACCCGGGCTGCCCGTAAGGGTGCTTCCCATCGGTATCCAGTCGGAACCAAGATTGAACTTGGTAAGGGTATTGTTCTCAATGAAGGTGATGATGTTGGCATCTTTGCAACCGGTGAGGTTCTGGTAGCTGCTGCAGAGAAAGCCCTGCCCTTGCTGAAGGAAAAGGGAATCAATGCAACATTGGTTGATCTTCACACCATTCGCCCGCTTGACTATGCTTTGGTCGATCAGGTAGCAAAGCGTTGCAAACGCATCCTAGTCTGTGAAAACGGACGGTATGCCGGTGGTGTTGGCGAGGAAATCGCCGGATATCTGGTCAAGACCAATCCTGTTTTGATGGATTTTGTCAATGTTGGCGAGCAGTTCGGTGAGGTTGGCAAACTCGATTATCTTGCAAAGGTTTTTGGCTTTACAGCCGAGAATATTGCCAAGAAAGCAGAGGACCTCGTCAGAAGGTAGATCTAACTTATAGTTTTATAGGGCGAAGCCAGGTTGTCTAAACGATAATCTGGCTTTTCCTTTATTTCCATAAAATACAGGAAAACCAATTTGAAGAAACCTGAAACATGCTACAATCGGGGACTATGAAGATAGAACTAGAAACAATCCCTGTCTGGGATGGGGTAAAAAGCGGAAGCGAATGTTTTGTATGTGACTTGATGGAAGAGTCAGAAAAATATGCAATCTCCTTTTATCTTGGGAATTCAGTCATGAATCCCGAGACACGGGTAAAAGTCAATGAACATGGGTTTTGCCCGACCCATTACCAGATGCTTCTCTCGGCGAACAAGCCGCAGGGCCTTGCCTTGATGACCGATACCTATCTTTCCACCACTGTAGAGAAGTTCGAAAAAAGCTTTGAGGCCTTGCTCGGGGCCAAGCCTGGCAGGAAAATGCAGGCAGCCATTGCAGATTTTTCAATCCAACTGGAAAAAAGGGAGCAAGGATGCCTTGTCTGTACTTCCATGCAAGACCGGCTTACCCGGTATTGCTTTACCATTGCCTATCTATGGAACCAAGATCCTGAGTTTAAAGAGGCTTTGGCAAAGGGGAAAGGATTTTGCCTGCATCATTTCCAGAAATTATTGGAAATCTCCCCAAAGGTCTTGTCAGGTTCTTCCCATGCCGAATTTGTAAAAGCAATAACTGAATTGGAACTTGCCAACATCGACCGGATTAAAAAAGACGTATGGTGGATGACCCAGAAGTATAAATCTGAGAATTATGAGGAAAGCTGGAAAGGCTGCGAGGATGCACACAGAAGGGGAGTAAACAAGATTACAGGGAAAAGCCGGGTTATTGATCCGTTGAAATAGTATGGTTTTTCTTTTTCCTGGATTTCCGGGTTTTTATTCCCAGCGAAAGCTGGAGATCTCCAGAATCATGATCCATTTCCTTCTGCATGAAGAGGGAGCTCATCCCTTCCTGTTTGTTAAAATGGTAGTAGTCAATCCTAGGGCCATTGGAACGATAGATTAGTATATAGTCTTTCTGAGGAAGAAATGCTACGGCCAAAACGAGGCTGCATCCCAGTCCTTGCAGTTTTCTCAGCCTGTCCATTTGGCTTTTGTTAAGGTAATCATTATAGAACACCACTGCCAAAGGCCGGCTCTCTTTGCGGTCATGAACCAACAGGTCGACTGGAACTGTTCCCACAATCGGGTAAATATCAACTTTCATGTTTTGCGGCAATGCAAGAGAGGATTTGGAACTGGGGTCAAGGGAAAGGCCAAGAACTTTTCTCAGCTCTCGCTGCAAATGTGAGGCAAAACAATGGGCGATGCTTATCTTTGCCTTATGCCACTCAAAAAGCTCGCTGTCTTCTGTCAACAAATAACTCAGGGCACTTTCAAATGCATCGAAAAGCAAAATATTTGAATATCGCCCCTTGTTTTCTGTTTCCACCTTATCGCTCCTGGGAGAAATCGACTGTCCAATGCATTTCTGCGACTTTGGAGAGGGTCTGGTATATGGAACAATACCGTGTAGCTGTCTCGAACGCCTTCAAAAATTTCTCTTGGTTGTCGCACCCGGTTGCCGTAACGTTGATAGTGCATTCCTTGAGTGTGGTTGGAGAGGTTTCCCTCTTTGTTCCGAGCACTTCAAATCCTACATGTTCCCAGGCAACCTGCATTTTGACCGAAAGGGCCTCAAACGTGCTGAACAGACACCCGCTCAGAGCACCCAGCAAATAATCATAGGGACCTGTAGACCCCAGCTCATATACCGATCCATCAGAGGTGTTGAATTGGTAGTGTCCATGGACAAAATCGGCACGTATATGTTTTGATTCACTCATTGTCTAACTCCATGCCCAATAGTAACTCATTTGTCT
The sequence above is a segment of the Sphaerochaeta pleomorpha str. Grapes genome. Coding sequences within it:
- a CDS encoding OsmC family protein; translation: MSESKHIRADFVHGHYQFNTSDGSVYELGSTGPYDYLLGALSGCLFSTFEALSVKMQVAWEHVGFEVLGTKRETSPTTLKECTINVTATGCDNQEKFLKAFETATRYCSIYQTLSKVAEMHWTVDFSQER
- a CDS encoding DUF6062 family protein, translating into MKIELETIPVWDGVKSGSECFVCDLMEESEKYAISFYLGNSVMNPETRVKVNEHGFCPTHYQMLLSANKPQGLALMTDTYLSTTVEKFEKSFEALLGAKPGRKMQAAIADFSIQLEKREQGCLVCTSMQDRLTRYCFTIAYLWNQDPEFKEALAKGKGFCLHHFQKLLEISPKVLSGSSHAEFVKAITELELANIDRIKKDVWWMTQKYKSENYEESWKGCEDAHRRGVNKITGKSRVIDPLK
- a CDS encoding transketolase family protein; this encodes MRDTSTISNMRDAVMAAINDLATENQKVVMLDADLSSCIGSGSFCKVFPNRFYNCGIAEANMIGVAAGLASTGLIPFAHTFGCFASRRAYDQFFISVGYTHQVIHLVGSDPGITAQLNGGTHMPFEDIALMRQVPGVTIIDPSDTQSCYELMRQAYDLNKTSYTRAARKGASHRYPVGTKIELGKGIVLNEGDDVGIFATGEVLVAAAEKALPLLKEKGINATLVDLHTIRPLDYALVDQVAKRCKRILVCENGRYAGGVGEEIAGYLVKTNPVLMDFVNVGEQFGEVGKLDYLAKVFGFTAENIAKKAEDLVRR